The Hymenobacter baengnokdamensis genome includes a region encoding these proteins:
- the accC gene encoding acetyl-CoA carboxylase biotin carboxylase subunit → MFNKILIANRGEIALRVIRTCREMGIKTVAVYSTADKESLHVRFADEAVCIGPPSSSQSYLNIPTLIAAAEITNADAIHPGYGFLSENAEFSRICQENGIKFIGATPEMINQMGDKATAKATMIKAGVPVVPGSVGLLESVEQGKKIAHEIKYPVILKATAGGGGRGMRIINSDDEFQKAWDDARTESKAAFGNDGMYLEKFVVEPRHIEIQIVGDQFGHVCHLSERDCSIQRRHQKLVEEAPSPFMTDDLRERMGAAAIAGASAIGYEGVGTIEFLVDANRDFYFMEMNTRIQVEHPVTEEIINYDLIKEQIKVAAGIPISGKNYYPKMHAMECRINAEDPRNGFRPAPGRITTLHIPGGHGVRVDTHVYAGYQIPPNYDSMIAKLITVAQTREECIVKMKRALSEFVVEGVKTTIPFHLALMDSEDFKAGNFTTKFLESFDFSVV, encoded by the coding sequence ATGTTCAACAAAATTCTGATTGCCAACCGGGGCGAAATTGCCCTGCGCGTTATTCGTACCTGCCGCGAGATGGGCATCAAAACGGTAGCCGTGTATTCGACTGCCGACAAGGAAAGCCTGCACGTACGCTTTGCCGACGAGGCCGTGTGCATCGGGCCGCCCAGCAGCAGCCAGAGCTACTTGAATATTCCGACGCTCATTGCGGCGGCCGAGATTACCAACGCCGATGCTATTCACCCCGGCTACGGCTTTTTGAGCGAGAACGCGGAATTTTCGCGCATCTGCCAGGAAAACGGCATCAAGTTTATCGGGGCCACGCCCGAAATGATAAACCAGATGGGCGACAAGGCCACCGCCAAAGCAACCATGATTAAGGCTGGCGTGCCAGTAGTGCCGGGCTCGGTAGGCCTGCTGGAATCGGTGGAGCAAGGCAAAAAAATTGCGCATGAGATAAAATACCCCGTTATTCTGAAGGCCACGGCGGGCGGCGGCGGGCGCGGCATGCGCATCATCAACAGCGACGACGAGTTTCAGAAAGCCTGGGACGATGCGCGCACCGAGTCGAAGGCTGCCTTCGGCAACGATGGCATGTACCTGGAGAAATTTGTGGTAGAACCCCGCCACATTGAGATTCAGATTGTTGGCGACCAGTTCGGCCACGTCTGCCACCTTTCGGAGCGCGACTGCTCCATCCAGCGCCGCCACCAGAAGCTGGTAGAAGAGGCTCCTTCGCCGTTTATGACCGACGACCTGCGCGAGCGCATGGGCGCGGCGGCCATCGCAGGCGCTTCGGCCATCGGCTACGAGGGCGTGGGTACCATCGAGTTTCTGGTCGATGCCAACCGCGACTTTTACTTCATGGAAATGAATACCCGCATCCAGGTCGAGCACCCAGTAACCGAGGAAATCATTAACTATGACCTCATTAAGGAGCAGATTAAGGTCGCGGCGGGCATCCCGATTTCGGGCAAGAACTACTACCCCAAAATGCACGCCATGGAGTGCCGCATCAACGCCGAAGACCCGCGCAACGGTTTCCGCCCGGCGCCCGGCCGCATCACCACACTGCACATCCCCGGCGGCCACGGTGTGCGCGTCGATACCCACGTGTATGCGGGCTACCAGATTCCGCCCAATTACGACTCCATGATTGCCAAGCTCATCACTGTGGCCCAAACCCGCGAGGAGTGCATCGTCAAGATGAAGCGCGCCCTGAGCGAATTTGTGGTAGAAGGCGTGAAAACGACCATTCCGTTTCACCTGGCGCTGATGGACAGCGAGGATTTTAAGGCCGGTAATTTCACGACCAAGTTTCTGGAGTCGTTCGATTTTTCGGTGGTGTAG
- a CDS encoding DUF1664 domain-containing protein encodes MTNEQATELLALMADQIKATDRLSETFEKRFTQLNETMLSGFVRMEDKFDTLTERVDHLTERVDHLTERVDHLTERVDHLTERVDHLTERVDHLTEEVREVKSDIRDIKAEAQTTNRRLSATFDQAGHLTEQIGTTALRVSHVEQAQVPTNAELHQRVLALETKLNQAS; translated from the coding sequence ATGACCAACGAGCAAGCAACCGAGCTGCTGGCCTTGATGGCAGACCAGATTAAAGCCACGGACCGCCTAAGTGAAACATTTGAAAAACGTTTCACGCAACTCAATGAAACGATGTTGAGTGGCTTTGTGCGGATGGAAGATAAATTTGACACGCTCACCGAGCGCGTAGACCACCTCACCGAGCGCGTAGACCACCTCACCGAGCGCGTAGACCACCTCACCGAGCGTGTAGACCACCTCACCGAGCGTGTAGACCACCTCACCGAGCGTGTAGACCACCTCACGGAGGAAGTGCGTGAGGTGAAAAGCGACATTCGTGATATCAAAGCAGAGGCCCAAACTACCAATCGCCGCCTGAGCGCCACCTTCGACCAGGCGGGGCATCTGACCGAGCAGATCGGGACTACGGCCTTGCGGGTCAGCCACGTAGAACAGGCGCAGGTGCCTACCAACGCTGAGCTACACCAGCGGGTACTAGCCCTCGAAACCAAATTAAACCAAGCATCTTAG
- a CDS encoding aldo/keto reductase: protein MATPELQALTQRLALGTAQFGLAYGINNHGGQPTAAAVAEVLAAAQAAGLTLLDTAAAYGNSEVRLGELAGQYSIFSIITKIPAGPAAQVTQHLAASLARLRRQRLYGVLFHAFGPLQAEPGAWSALRAARAAGQVGHIGVSLYHPHEAEWLLAEGWDIDLVQVPYSVFDQRFAAVLPRLAAQGVEVHVRSAFLQGLLLRDPTDLPDFFRPLAPKLTQLRALIAAAGVPLPAALLLFAAYAPGVARAVIGVDSVENLRENLTAAAYAHAVEALRPALTGLAETTDTFILPYAWPPRP, encoded by the coding sequence GTGGCTACGCCCGAACTGCAGGCCTTAACCCAGCGCCTGGCACTGGGTACGGCCCAGTTTGGGCTGGCCTACGGCATAAACAACCACGGCGGCCAGCCAACTGCCGCCGCCGTGGCCGAGGTGCTGGCCGCGGCCCAGGCCGCTGGCCTCACGCTGCTCGACACTGCGGCCGCCTACGGCAACAGCGAGGTGCGGCTGGGTGAGCTGGCGGGACAATATTCAATTTTCTCTATAATCACCAAAATTCCGGCCGGGCCGGCGGCGCAGGTAACGCAGCACCTCGCGGCCTCGCTGGCGCGGCTGCGACGGCAACGGCTCTACGGCGTATTATTTCACGCTTTTGGCCCCCTGCAGGCCGAGCCGGGGGCCTGGTCGGCGCTGCGGGCCGCCCGGGCGGCCGGGCAGGTGGGCCACATCGGCGTGTCGCTCTACCATCCGCACGAAGCCGAGTGGCTGCTGGCTGAAGGCTGGGATATCGACCTCGTGCAAGTGCCTTATAGTGTGTTCGACCAGCGCTTTGCGGCGGTGTTGCCCCGGCTGGCTGCGCAAGGCGTGGAGGTACACGTGCGGTCGGCTTTTTTACAGGGCCTGCTGCTGCGCGACCCAACCGACTTACCCGACTTTTTCCGACCACTAGCCCCGAAGCTGACCCAGCTGCGGGCACTCATCGCCGCAGCCGGCGTGCCACTGCCAGCCGCCCTACTGCTGTTTGCAGCCTACGCGCCGGGGGTGGCGCGGGCCGTGATTGGCGTCGATTCGGTAGAGAACCTGCGCGAAAACCTGACTGCCGCTGCTTATGCTCACGCCGTGGAAGCCCTGCGGCCAGCCCTGACCGGGCTGGCCGAAACTACCGACACTTTTATTCTTCCCTACGCATGGCCGCCGCGCCCCTGA
- the ffh gene encoding signal recognition particle protein produces MFDNLSSKLDRAIKTLKGQGSISEINVAATVKEIRRALVDADVNYKVAKEVTDKIKDEAMGRDVLTTVSPGQLMVKIVYDELTLLMGGEKQDIVIKGDPAVVLLSGLQGSGKTTFAGKLASFIKKQNRNVLLVACDVYRPAAIDQLKVLGEQIGVEVYSEPENKNPVEISQNAIAYAKKNNKKVVIIDTAGRLAVDEQMMREIEAVKKAINPSETLFVVDSMTGQDAVNTAKTFNDRLNFDGVVLTKLDGDSRGGAALSIRAVVEKPIKFISTGEKMEALDLFYPDRMAQRILGMGDVISLVERAQQQFDEDEAKRINAKIRKNQFDFNDFLGQLEQIKKMGNLKDLVGMIPGASKMMKDVEIDDDAFKPVESIIKSMTKQERAQPDLINGSRRRRLAAGSGTDIQQVNALMKQFEDMRKMMRQMNKLSQTKGGMAQMAKMMGGMKGGMPGMGRR; encoded by the coding sequence ATGTTCGATAATCTCTCTTCCAAGCTCGACCGGGCTATTAAAACGCTCAAGGGGCAGGGCAGCATCTCCGAAATCAACGTCGCGGCTACCGTGAAGGAGATTCGCCGGGCGCTGGTCGATGCCGACGTAAACTATAAGGTTGCCAAAGAGGTAACCGACAAGATTAAGGACGAGGCAATGGGCCGCGACGTGCTCACGACGGTGTCGCCGGGTCAGCTCATGGTCAAAATCGTCTACGATGAGCTGACGCTGCTCATGGGTGGCGAAAAGCAGGACATCGTTATTAAGGGTGACCCGGCCGTGGTACTGCTTTCGGGGCTGCAAGGCTCGGGCAAAACGACCTTCGCTGGCAAGCTGGCCAGCTTTATCAAGAAGCAGAACCGCAACGTGCTGCTGGTGGCCTGCGACGTGTACCGCCCCGCCGCCATCGACCAGCTCAAGGTGCTCGGCGAGCAGATTGGCGTGGAAGTGTACTCGGAGCCGGAAAACAAGAATCCGGTCGAGATTTCGCAGAATGCCATCGCCTACGCCAAGAAAAACAACAAGAAGGTAGTCATCATCGACACCGCCGGCCGCCTGGCCGTGGATGAGCAGATGATGCGCGAAATCGAAGCCGTCAAAAAAGCCATCAACCCCAGCGAAACGCTGTTCGTGGTGGATTCGATGACTGGCCAGGATGCCGTGAACACCGCCAAAACCTTCAACGACCGCCTCAATTTCGACGGGGTGGTGCTCACCAAGCTTGATGGCGACAGCCGCGGCGGGGCGGCCCTCTCGATTCGCGCGGTGGTCGAAAAGCCTATCAAGTTCATCTCGACGGGCGAGAAGATGGAGGCGCTTGACCTCTTCTACCCAGACCGTATGGCCCAGCGTATCCTGGGCATGGGCGACGTAATCTCGCTCGTGGAGCGCGCCCAGCAGCAGTTCGACGAGGACGAGGCCAAGCGCATCAACGCCAAGATTCGCAAAAACCAGTTCGACTTCAACGACTTCCTCGGTCAGCTCGAGCAAATCAAGAAGATGGGCAACCTCAAAGACCTGGTAGGCATGATTCCGGGCGCGTCGAAGATGATGAAAGACGTCGAAATCGACGACGATGCCTTCAAGCCGGTCGAAAGCATCATCAAAAGCATGACCAAGCAGGAGCGCGCCCAGCCCGACCTCATCAACGGCTCGCGCCGCCGCCGCCTCGCCGCTGGCTCGGGCACTGATATTCAGCAGGTAAATGCCCTGATGAAACAGTTTGAGGACATGCGCAAGATGATGCGCCAGATGAATAAGCTGAGCCAGACCAAAGGCGGCATGGCCCAAATGGCCAAAATGATGGGCGGCATGAAAGGCGGAATGCCTGGCATGGGCCGCCGGTAG
- a CDS encoding cytidylyltransferase domain-containing protein: MLESPQVIVIIQARLGSSRLPGKSRLPLPLGAVGNAATILGHVVRRAQRAASTKTIMVATTTQPLDDELATLAISLGATVFRGDEQDVLGRFAGALAQAGPADTVVRLTADNPALDPVFLDKAVAHHLVSGADYTHTTGLPLGTNIEVMQTSALRRAHAEARQSDEREHVTPYLRRHPELFRVETLALTVSPAVAALRLTVDYPSDYALLSLLFTELGPAFSLTDPAGLPALVGRYPWLADINRHNEQVRA; this comes from the coding sequence ATGCTGGAGTCGCCGCAGGTTATTGTTATTATTCAGGCCCGGCTAGGGTCGTCGCGCCTGCCCGGCAAGTCGCGCCTGCCGCTGCCGCTCGGCGCGGTGGGCAATGCCGCTACTATTCTGGGGCACGTGGTAAGGCGGGCGCAACGCGCTGCTTCGACGAAAACGATAATGGTTGCAACGACTACCCAGCCGCTTGATGATGAGCTGGCGACGCTGGCTATTAGTCTGGGCGCAACGGTATTTCGGGGCGATGAGCAGGATGTGCTCGGCCGCTTTGCCGGCGCGCTGGCGCAGGCTGGCCCGGCCGATACTGTCGTGCGCCTCACGGCCGACAACCCGGCGCTCGACCCGGTTTTTCTGGATAAGGCCGTAGCGCATCACCTGGTCTCCGGGGCCGATTATACCCATACTACCGGGCTGCCGCTGGGCACTAATATTGAGGTAATGCAAACTTCTGCGCTCCGGCGCGCCCACGCCGAGGCCCGCCAGTCCGATGAGCGCGAACACGTAACGCCCTACCTGCGCCGCCACCCCGAGCTGTTTCGAGTTGAAACGCTGGCGCTGACGGTATCTCCCGCCGTGGCGGCATTGCGCCTGACCGTTGACTACCCCAGCGACTATGCGCTGCTAAGCTTGCTTTTTACGGAGCTGGGACCAGCTTTTTCGCTGACCGACCCGGCCGGACTGCCGGCTCTGGTGGGCCGCTACCCGTGGCTGGCCGATATTAACCGGCATAATGAGCAGGTGCGGGCGTAG
- a CDS encoding Uma2 family endonuclease: MSAVQSIYQRSYTVEEYFAFEEQSAIRHEYYHGEIFPLDGPDSPESPEAKSGATKGHNKLINNVVFGLRQQLGERECEVFSESVRLAVEAGQYYNYPDIVVSCDPSDDDPHTVHRPVFIVEVLSRSTEAHDRGWKAEQYRQLPSLQQYVLITQTRLLVENYTRFSHDTWTLTSYRQLTDVLPVPALGLALSLADIYKNLHIPPLRLADQ; the protein is encoded by the coding sequence ATGTCCGCCGTCCAATCCATCTACCAGCGCAGCTACACCGTCGAGGAGTACTTCGCCTTTGAGGAGCAGTCGGCTATTCGCCATGAATATTACCACGGCGAGATATTTCCGCTTGACGGGCCAGATAGCCCCGAGTCGCCGGAAGCTAAGTCGGGCGCTACGAAAGGGCATAATAAGCTGATTAATAACGTAGTTTTTGGGCTACGGCAGCAGTTGGGCGAGCGGGAATGCGAGGTGTTTTCGGAGAGCGTGCGGCTAGCCGTGGAAGCTGGGCAGTATTACAATTATCCAGATATTGTCGTGAGCTGCGACCCTAGCGACGATGACCCCCACACGGTGCACCGGCCGGTATTTATCGTGGAGGTACTATCGCGCAGCACCGAAGCCCACGACCGGGGCTGGAAAGCCGAGCAGTACCGGCAGCTTCCATCCTTGCAGCAGTACGTGTTGATTACGCAAACCCGGTTGCTGGTGGAAAACTACACGCGCTTTTCTCACGATACCTGGACGCTGACATCCTATCGCCAACTTACTGATGTACTGCCGGTACCAGCATTAGGGTTAGCCTTATCGCTGGCTGACATTTACAAGAATCTGCACATTCCACCTCTGCGATTAGCCGACCAATAA
- the pseB gene encoding UDP-N-acetylglucosamine 4,6-dehydratase (inverting), with translation MALDLNGKSLLITGGTGSFGKQFVRTVFKLYPDVRRLIVFSRDELKQYEMSQEFPHSSYPAIRFFIGDVRDAERLHRACEGVDIIIHAAALKQVPAAEYNPMECIKTNIFGAENVINASLDCGVKHVVALSTDKAAAPINLYGATKLCSDKLFVAANNMKGSRDLRLSVVRYGNVIGSRGSVVPFFLQQRHTGVLPITHPDMTRFNISLEEGVDLVLYALEHSWGGEIFVPKIPSYKITEVARAIGPDCEQRIVGIRPGEKLHEEMITQTDALSTVELDRYYVILPTTSPGWKEESFIQHFGARRVPTDFHYDSANNNEWLSAEQIREEIRLHVDATFEV, from the coding sequence ATGGCTCTCGACCTCAACGGCAAGTCTTTGCTCATTACCGGCGGCACCGGCTCCTTCGGCAAGCAGTTTGTGCGCACCGTATTTAAGCTGTACCCCGACGTGCGGCGGCTCATTGTGTTCTCGCGCGATGAGCTGAAGCAATATGAGATGAGCCAGGAGTTTCCGCACAGCAGCTACCCGGCTATCCGCTTTTTTATCGGCGATGTGCGCGATGCCGAGCGTCTGCACCGGGCTTGCGAAGGCGTAGACATTATCATTCACGCCGCAGCCCTGAAGCAGGTGCCGGCCGCCGAATACAATCCGATGGAATGTATTAAAACTAATATATTCGGTGCCGAGAATGTTATTAATGCCTCGCTCGACTGCGGCGTAAAGCACGTAGTGGCCCTGAGTACCGACAAGGCTGCCGCGCCCATCAACCTCTACGGCGCCACCAAGCTGTGTTCGGACAAGCTGTTTGTGGCAGCCAATAACATGAAGGGCTCCAGAGACTTGCGCTTGTCGGTGGTGCGCTATGGCAACGTAATTGGCTCGCGCGGCTCGGTGGTGCCGTTCTTTTTGCAGCAGCGCCACACGGGCGTGCTCCCCATCACGCACCCCGACATGACGCGCTTCAACATCTCGCTCGAAGAAGGTGTGGACCTGGTGCTGTATGCCCTGGAGCACTCCTGGGGCGGTGAGATTTTCGTGCCCAAGATTCCTTCCTATAAAATTACGGAAGTGGCTCGCGCCATCGGCCCCGACTGCGAGCAGCGCATTGTGGGCATCCGGCCTGGGGAAAAGTTACACGAAGAAATGATAACCCAGACTGATGCCCTGAGCACGGTGGAGCTGGACCGCTACTACGTCATTCTGCCCACCACTTCGCCCGGCTGGAAGGAGGAAAGCTTCATTCAGCACTTCGGGGCCAGGCGCGTGCCCACCGACTTTCACTACGATTCGGCCAATAACAATGAGTGGCTGTCGGCCGAGCAGATTCGGGAGGAAATCCGGCTGCACGTTGACGCTACTTTTGAAGTATAG
- a CDS encoding SDR family oxidoreductase, with translation MAAAPLTDSFYRTMFDLRSQTVLLTGAYGHLGQAIVGGLLAHGAQVIALGRSAETFAKTFGAPTDNLHFVFCDVAETASVQAAFRQSFDLYGPPSVLINNAYYSRGQQPDALPDADFALGLDGSVGSAYRCLREVLPYLRETGSGKIINVASMYGLVAPDFEAYADAPQFLNPPHYGAGKAAMIQLTKYFASYLGPENIQVNCVSPGAFPSDKVRQNTNFEGELRRRIPLGRVGEPQDIAGAFVFLSSPASNFVTGHNLVVDGGWTIR, from the coding sequence ATGGCCGCCGCGCCCCTGACCGATTCGTTTTACCGCACGATGTTCGACCTGCGCAGCCAGACTGTGCTGCTGACCGGGGCATATGGCCACCTCGGCCAAGCCATTGTGGGCGGTTTGCTGGCTCACGGGGCGCAGGTTATTGCCTTGGGGCGTAGTGCCGAAACATTTGCCAAAACTTTCGGAGCGCCTACCGACAACCTGCATTTCGTTTTCTGCGACGTGGCCGAAACGGCTTCGGTGCAGGCAGCTTTCCGTCAGAGCTTCGACCTCTACGGGCCGCCCAGCGTGCTCATCAACAACGCTTACTACAGCCGCGGCCAGCAGCCCGATGCGCTGCCCGACGCCGATTTTGCGCTCGGCCTCGACGGCTCGGTGGGCAGCGCCTACCGCTGCCTGCGCGAGGTGCTGCCCTACCTGCGCGAAACCGGCAGCGGCAAAATCATCAACGTGGCTTCCATGTACGGCCTGGTGGCCCCCGATTTCGAGGCCTACGCCGACGCGCCGCAGTTTCTGAATCCGCCGCACTATGGCGCGGGCAAGGCAGCGATGATTCAGCTAACCAAGTACTTCGCCTCGTACCTGGGACCGGAGAATATTCAGGTAAACTGCGTGTCGCCTGGAGCCTTTCCTTCTGACAAGGTGCGGCAGAACACCAATTTTGAGGGCGAGCTGCGGCGGCGCATTCCGCTGGGCCGCGTGGGCGAGCCCCAGGATATAGCGGGCGCGTTTGTGTTTCTCAGTTCGCCCGCGTCGAATTTTGTCACCGGCCACAACCTGGTAGTAGATGGCGGCTGGACTATCCGCTAA
- a CDS encoding glycosyltransferase family 4 protein produces MPTAPLRLLVITYYWPPSGGAGVQRCLKWVKYLPELGIEPTVITVDADQATYPVRDESLLREVPPGVRVIRTATLEPFGSYQKLTGRAVPYGGFANEGAPSLTQKMMRFVRGNLFIPDPRRGWNAYALAAVEKLLAEGATFDAVLTSSPPHSTQLIGLELQKKHGLRWLADLRDPWTDIYYTKDLHRTAAAAWLDAHYEQQVLRRADAVLVTSPETERLFRRKLPDLAKGKIVVLPNGYDEADFQGVSTPPTDCLRITHAGTITARYRIDTLLKAIAECQQRYPLVPWRLRFVGQVDAGVREQIEVAKLAAVTEFIPFVPHEQSIAYLLSSSILLMAIPDVALNRGILPGKIFEYLATAKPVLCVGPAGSDADQVLREAGAGQALPYDDYDLMLSALEQLARDWQQNPNLDLPHARPTLYSRRGQAARLAELVRALAGEGAAA; encoded by the coding sequence GTGCCCACTGCTCCGCTCCGCCTGCTCGTTATTACGTACTACTGGCCGCCATCGGGCGGGGCCGGGGTGCAGCGCTGCCTGAAGTGGGTGAAATACCTGCCCGAGCTGGGCATTGAGCCTACGGTGATTACTGTGGATGCCGACCAGGCAACGTACCCGGTGCGCGACGAAAGTCTGCTGCGCGAGGTGCCGCCGGGAGTGCGCGTTATTCGCACGGCCACGCTGGAACCGTTTGGGTCTTATCAGAAGCTGACGGGCCGGGCCGTGCCCTACGGCGGTTTTGCCAACGAAGGGGCACCGAGCCTGACGCAGAAAATGATGCGCTTCGTGCGCGGCAACCTCTTCATTCCGGACCCGCGCCGGGGCTGGAACGCCTACGCCCTGGCAGCGGTGGAAAAATTACTGGCAGAAGGCGCCACGTTTGACGCGGTGCTCACTTCTTCACCCCCGCACTCGACGCAGCTTATTGGCCTGGAGCTGCAAAAGAAGCACGGCCTGCGCTGGCTGGCCGACCTGCGCGACCCCTGGACCGACATTTATTATACCAAAGACCTGCACCGCACGGCCGCCGCCGCCTGGCTCGACGCGCACTACGAGCAGCAGGTATTACGCCGGGCCGATGCCGTGCTGGTGACCTCGCCCGAAACCGAGCGACTGTTCCGACGCAAGCTGCCCGACCTGGCCAAAGGTAAAATCGTGGTGCTGCCCAATGGCTACGATGAAGCTGATTTTCAAGGTGTATCGACCCCACCCACCGATTGCCTGCGCATCACGCACGCGGGCACCATTACGGCCCGCTACCGCATTGATACACTACTAAAAGCCATCGCCGAATGCCAGCAGCGCTATCCGCTGGTGCCCTGGCGGCTGCGCTTTGTGGGGCAGGTTGATGCCGGAGTACGCGAGCAGATTGAGGTAGCAAAACTGGCGGCGGTCACGGAGTTTATTCCCTTTGTGCCGCACGAGCAATCAATAGCTTATTTATTGAGCAGCAGCATTCTGCTGATGGCCATTCCGGATGTAGCGCTTAACCGGGGAATTTTGCCAGGTAAGATTTTTGAATACCTCGCTACGGCCAAGCCGGTGCTGTGCGTGGGTCCGGCGGGCTCCGATGCCGACCAGGTGCTGCGCGAGGCCGGGGCGGGCCAGGCCTTGCCCTACGACGACTACGACCTCATGCTCAGCGCCCTGGAGCAGCTGGCCCGGGATTGGCAGCAAAACCCCAACCTGGACCTACCCCACGCCCGGCCCACGCTGTACTCGCGGCGGGGCCAGGCCGCTCGGTTGGCCGAGCTGGTGCGGGCGCTGGCTGGCGAAGGCGCAGCTGCGTAA
- the pseC gene encoding UDP-4-amino-4,6-dideoxy-N-acetyl-beta-L-altrosamine transaminase → MPTHPLPYGRQHITDEDVAAVVATLRSDFLTQGPRVAEFEEKFAAYVGAKFAVAVSNGTAALHLCALALQVQPGQRVITTPITFAASANCVRYCGGEVYFADIDPATGLLDLQKVRQLLEAHPKGFFTGLIPVDFAGLAVNMEEARALADEYDLWIIEDACHAPGGFFIDSQGIERRCGSGQLAELAIFSFHPVKHIATGEGGMITTNDEQLYRHLRRLRTHGIEREASGLLRQDEGGWYMEMQELGYNYRISDILCALGISQLARADAGLARRRELARAYDAAFAATPGVEVLAPGQPGHAYHLYVIQVADRRGLYEFLRGKNILAQVHYVPVHRMPYYEKLGWKAGDFPAAEAYYARCLSLPLYPTLTDDEQAYVIDCVQEFLARNPA, encoded by the coding sequence ATCCCTACTCACCCGCTGCCCTACGGCCGCCAGCATATCACTGACGAGGACGTGGCCGCCGTCGTGGCTACGCTCCGCTCCGACTTTCTTACGCAGGGGCCACGCGTGGCGGAGTTTGAGGAGAAATTTGCGGCCTATGTAGGCGCGAAGTTTGCCGTGGCGGTCAGCAACGGCACGGCCGCCCTGCACCTGTGTGCGCTGGCCTTGCAAGTGCAGCCGGGTCAGCGCGTTATCACTACGCCTATCACCTTCGCGGCCTCGGCCAACTGCGTGCGCTACTGCGGCGGCGAAGTGTATTTTGCCGATATCGACCCAGCCACTGGTCTGCTCGACCTGCAAAAGGTGCGGCAGCTGCTCGAAGCCCATCCCAAAGGCTTTTTTACCGGGCTCATACCCGTCGATTTTGCCGGGCTGGCCGTGAACATGGAAGAAGCCCGGGCGCTGGCCGACGAGTATGACCTCTGGATAATTGAGGATGCCTGCCACGCGCCGGGAGGCTTTTTTATTGATAGTCAAGGCATTGAACGCCGCTGCGGCAGCGGACAGCTGGCCGAGCTGGCCATCTTCAGCTTCCACCCCGTGAAGCACATTGCCACCGGCGAGGGCGGCATGATAACCACCAACGACGAGCAGCTGTACCGCCACCTGCGCCGGCTGCGCACCCACGGCATCGAGCGCGAAGCCAGCGGCCTGCTGCGGCAGGACGAGGGCGGCTGGTACATGGAGATGCAGGAGCTGGGCTACAACTATCGCATTTCTGATATATTGTGCGCGCTGGGTATCAGCCAGCTGGCGAGGGCCGATGCCGGGCTGGCCCGCCGCCGCGAGCTGGCCCGCGCCTACGATGCCGCCTTTGCCGCCACGCCGGGCGTGGAGGTGCTGGCGCCCGGCCAGCCCGGCCACGCCTACCATCTCTACGTGATTCAGGTAGCCGACCGGCGCGGGCTTTATGAGTTCTTACGCGGCAAGAACATTCTGGCGCAGGTACATTACGTACCCGTACACCGCATGCCCTACTACGAGAAGCTGGGTTGGAAAGCCGGGGATTTTCCGGCTGCCGAAGCCTACTACGCCCGTTGTCTGAGCCTGCCCCTCTACCCCACCCTCACCGATGACGAGCAGGCGTACGTTATCGACTGCGTGCAGGAATTTTTAGCCCGAAACCCAGCGTGA